In Mytilus edulis chromosome 7, xbMytEdul2.2, whole genome shotgun sequence, a single genomic region encodes these proteins:
- the LOC139482406 gene encoding methylthioribulose-1-phosphate dehydratase-like, which translates to MTNKDKNYPHDHPRNLIPELCNQFYHLGWVTGTGGGVSIKQGEEIFIAPSGVQKERIHPEDLFVQTIQGEDISHPPPSKKFRKSQCTPLFMNAFTMRGAGAVIHTHSKHAVMATLLYPGTEFRITHQEMIKGIQKHNSGGHYKYDDELIVPIIENTPEEKDLKKRMALAMEDYPESCAVLVRRHGVYVWGPTWEKTKTMCECYDYLFEIAIEMKQNGLDPEEVPTPPKGAYIQ; encoded by the exons ATGACGAACAAGGATAAAAATTACCCACAC GACCACCCACGTAATCTAATACCAGAACTATGTAACCAGTTTTATCATTTAGGATGGGTTACTGGTACTGGTGGGGGTGTCAGTATCAAGCAGGG GGAAGAAATATTTATAGCTCCGTCAGGTGTACAGAAAGAACGAattcat cCTGAAGATTTATTTGTTCAAACAATACAAGGTGAAGATATCAGCCACCCCCCACCGTCCAAAAAATTTCGAAAAAGTCAATGTACGCCATTGTTCATGAATGCCTTTACCATGAGAG GGGCTGGTGCTGTAATACATACGCATTCAAAGCATGCTGTCATGGCAACACTGTTGTATCCTGGGACAGAATTTAGAATAACTCATCAAGAAATGATCAAAGGAATACAGAAGCATAATTCAG GCGGTCACTACAAATATGACGATGAATTGATCGTGCCTATAATTGAAAATACACCAGAAGAAAAAGATCTGAAG AAAAGAATGGCCTTAGCAATGGAAGATTACCCAGAATCCTGTGCTGTACTTGTTCGTCGTCATGGAGTTTATGTTTGGGGACCAACGTGGGAGAAAACAAAGACTAT GTGCGAGTGttatgattatttatttgaaattgccaTCGAGATGAAGCAAAACGGCCTTGACCCTGAAGAGGTACCAACACCTCCAAAAGGAGCATACATCCAGTGA